One Phaeodactylum tricornutum CCAP 1055/1 chromosome 28, whole genome shotgun sequence DNA window includes the following coding sequences:
- a CDS encoding predicted protein, which yields MKRPVSGNTGTPLYGSYQQSGSYQPPVHYAADQTKTLEDTTKTYYQADETAVQILNQMTTQRQQVQSASGNVWDMRQATEKAKHEIQSLQQKYREKKRRLYVLIAVLSLTDTVLFFRILQCRGNFFC from the coding sequence ATGAAGCGACCCGTTTCGGGCAACACCGGTACTCCATTGTACGGGTCTTATCAACAGAGTGGATCGTACCAGCCGCCCGTACACTATGCAGCCGATCAGACCAAAACGTTGGAAGACACGACCAAGACGTACTACCAGGCGGACGAAACGGCCGTGCAGATTCTCAACCAAATGACTACCCAACGGCAACAAGTCCAGAGTGCCAGCGGCAACGTCTGGGACATGCGACAGGCAACCGAAAAGGCTAAACACGAAATACAAAGTCTGCAGCAAAAATATCGAGAAAAGAAACGCCGTCTCTATGTATTGATTGCCGTGCTGAGCTTGACGGATACGGTGCTCTTCTTTCGCATTCTGCAATGCCGAGGCAACTTTTTTTGTTGA
- the CYCL1 gene encoding predicted protein (L-type Cyclin), whose amino-acid sequence PSLKDGMSVEEEALKRRKTCRFIEEAGRVLKLPRVAVSTAMVFFHRFYAKHSFQDHDRFEVAVACIVLAAKTEESPKKLTTVIDECHKLKVRGMQAGEEFIKLKERILLLERVILHTIGFELSIDHPYKFLVEQIQKMIHKRQLDMAQYAMNFANDSMQTSLCLQFEPQKIATATVYLAGQFSKVRPIDGKDW is encoded by the exons CCTTCTTTAAAAGATGGCATGTCGGTAGAAGAGGAAGCACTCAAAAGACGGAAGACCTGTCGTTTCATCGAAGAAGCGGGGCGAGTGCTGAAACTACCTCGGGTTGCCGTGTCCACCGCCATGGTCTTTTTCCATCGCTTTTACGCCAAGCATTCGTTTCAAGATCACGACCGTTTCGAAGTTGCGGTCGCGTGTATTGTTCTCGCTGCCAAAACGGAGGAGTCTCCCAAAAAGCTAACGACCGTAATTGACGAATGCCATAAGCTCAAAGTCCGCGGCATGCAAGCGG GCGAAGAGTTCATCAAGCTCAAAGAACGTATCTTGCTACTGGAACGAGTCATTCTGCATACGATCGGATTCGAACTCTCAATTGATCATCCCTACAAGTTTTTGGTCGAGCAAATTCAGAAAATGATTCACAAGAGGCAATTGGA TATGGCGCAGTACGCGATGAATTTCGCCAACGACTCGATGCAAACCTCCTTGTGTTTACAGTTTGAGCCGCAAAAGATCGCCACCGCGACTGTATACTTGGCGGGACAGTTCAGTAAGGTCCGGCCAATCGACGGCAAAGACTGG
- a CDS encoding predicted protein: QSFKLYGYWRSSSTWRVRIALAVKHIEYETIPIDLAGDQQKSEGYLEVNPFGQVPLLECSDVLTGGTIRLGQSIAIIDFLEEAFPLRKSLLPKNLVERAIARQMAEIINSGTQPLQNIFSLRDFE, encoded by the coding sequence CAAAGCTTCAAGCTCTACGGATATTGGCGCTCGTCGTCCACCTGGCGGGTTCGAATAGCACTTGCAGTCAAGCACATTGAATACGAAACAATTCCAATTGACCTTGCAGGAGATCAGCAAAAATCGGAAGGATACCTGGAAGTAAATCCTTTTGGCCAGGTGCCTCTTTTGGAGTGCAGCGACGTCCTGACTGGTGGGACAATTCGCCTGGGTCAGTCAATTGCAATCATTgattttttggaagaagcttttcCGCTTCGCAAGTCCCTGTTGCCGAAAAACCTAGTTGAGCGGGCCATTGCCCGACAGATGGCGGAAATCATAAACTCAGGAACTCAGCCTTTGCAAAATATTTTCTCACTGAGGGATTTCGAA
- a CDS encoding predicted protein has translation MISATKGFVVTGTDRIDRERGQNPLTIKERSTTNSKASRTASLSLSNSSLGSDVEVNSFRGCSNNTAGELNNASEKLMRMIAQEMVKSLRNPIYDNSNESTSSRSFAPVDTVASIGTDIDLETLAEMVLTGMDTTRLVQRPDEDLRKMLREGLSDSVLDSPTDNLSCHSQSALQYPKTTSIRSGFKVSQSIFSDSSMNNHSCEAPIDIWNSDVWSSGGSGEDISRSDMHFDSNGNVPSEEEEVNEEQMGTPIDLFLQTFKEVGSALESEDNLSISSDLSGLTGVFSKPSLRANSKPYDILPESSSRVAPIKKKRTQKLVSFAVRFDQVHVRAYQSILSDNPSCTNGPSIGIGWNYEVTDHYSVDDWELERERFRRPSELILDRNHRETLLQSLGYSEKQLAAAVRDNNKIKHQRRQTVNNLGAQSMEEAVEKTRRKLKRLLFLRNGKVKTAY, from the coding sequence ATGATCTCGGCAACCAAAGGATTCGTTGTAACGGGAACCGACCGTATTGATCGAGAGCGAGGGCAAAATCCGCTCACAATCAAGGAAAGGAGCACGACGAACAGCAAAGCGTCGCGAACGGCAAGCCTCTCACTGTCGAACTCTAGCTTAGGCAGCGACGTGGAAGTCAATTCCTTTCGAGGTTGCTCCAACAATACTGCCGGCGAACTCAACAACGCTTCTGAAAAGCTGATGAGAATGATTGCACAGGAAATGGTGAAGTCACTGAGGAATCCAATATACGATAACAGCAATGAAAGTACTTCCTCTCGATCGTTTGCTCCTGTCGACACAGTTGCCAGCATAGGCACCGATATCGACTTGGAGACGCTAGCTGAAATGGTTTTGACAGGCATGGACACAACCAGATTGGTGCAGCGACCAGACGAAGATCTTCGTAAAATGCTCCGAGAAGGTCTATCGGACAGTGTTTTGGACTCACCTACGGACAATCTCtcatgtcacagtcaaagtGCATTGCAATACCCGAAGACGACAAGCATACGAAGCGGATTTAaagtttcacagtcaatttttTCTGATTCGAGCATGAACAATCACAGTTGTGAAGCACCGATAGACATCTGGAATTCTGATGTCTGGAGTTCAGGTGGCTCAGGAGAGGACATTAGCCGTTCGGATATGCATTTTGATAGTAATGGAAATGTCccatccgaagaagaagaagtaaATGAAGAACAAATGGGCACGCCCATCGATTTGTTTTTACAGACCTTTAAGGAAGTGGGCTCCGCCTTAGAAAGTGAAGACAACCTTTCCATCTCGTCTGACCTTTCGGGTCTCACTGGTGTGTTTTCGAAGCCTTCTTTAAGGGCAAACAGCAAACCATATGATATTTTACCGGAAAGCTCTTCTCGAGTAGCGCCAATCAAGAAGAAGCGGACACAGAAGCTTGTCTCGTTCGCGGTACGTTTCGACCAAGTTCACGTGAGAGCTTATCAGAGTATTCTTTCAGATAATCCATCTTGTACAAACGGTCCCAGCATTGGAATTGGCTGGAACTATGAAGTGACCGATCATTACAGCGTAGACGATTGGGAATTAGAGCGCGAACGATTTCGAAGGCCCTCGGAACTCATTTTGGATCGTAACCATCGGGAGACGTTGTTGCAAAGTCTTGGTTACAGTGAGAAGCAGCTTGCAGCGGCAGTAAGGGACAACAACAAGATAAAACATCAAAGAAGACAAACGGTGAATAACCTAGGGGCTCAATCTATGGAAGAGGCTGTTGAAAAGACAAGACGCAAACTGAAGCGCCTCTTATTTTTACGAAACGGAAAAGTCAAGACAGCCTACTAA
- a CDS encoding predicted protein, with amino-acid sequence MARKRARASLQQGTATILFRDHHSPHTDTAMESLPSQDSPKHPSGRRVRHCRICGVPQKGHACPYKDERRSYAVADADDRHHEPMFRAGSKVYNCQLCGVPKKGHVCPQRRETNSSEYVRSTAVGHTVNGNAKPSQKRRRLSLLEQLPFCDQASEKNGTTVAADILPRPARIYQCTRCHVPLKGHVCPYKHPSISFQSKPPASFARPAARQESTDWESDSDGNEEKLSLVHHLSSAPNDKLSDEASLSSSSSSEILGMPMSGKGSDDDESFSDRPSRTKTNSFRKSPARYANGKKVRLCFRCGVPRRGHTCPYASHNREKSLYRNEWTEAMAPGHVLYDQVCAYIDRQGHGLADHDRAFLIQWAGNVNSSLFEEDKLIWENIELVLERRRQSKATRKQQDTLIRMQSSIRHIQSTIKQLEERIAMQRHETNKRRSASRFLDALERIQGRNKTSTA; translated from the coding sequence ATGGCCCGAAAACGAGCGCGAGCTTCGCTACAGCAAGGCACGGCGACGATTTTGTTTCGGGACCATCATTCTCCCCACACGGATACGGCAATGGAATCGTTGCCGTCTCAAGACTCGCCAAAGCATCCGTCGGGACGCCGTGTCCGTCACTGTCGCATTTGTGGTGTCCCACAAAAGGGTCACGCGTGCCCCTACAAAGACGAAAGACGTTCTTACGCCGTTGCCGATGCGGACGACAGGCATCACGAGCCCATGTTCCGGGCCGGTTCCAAAGTTTATAACTGTCAGTTGTGCGGTGTCCCCAAGAAAGGCCACGTCTGTCCCCAACGTCGCGAGACTAATTCGTCCGAATACGTGAGATCCACGGCAGTCGGCCATACCGTCAACGGTAACGCCAAGCCTTCCCAAAAGCGCCGTCGTCTATCGCTGCTGGAACAACTCCCATTTTGCGACCAGGCTTCGGAGAAGAATGGAACAACAGTGGCTGCGGATATTCTGCCGCGACCGGCAAGGATCTACCAGTGCACCCGCTGTCACGTCCCGTTGAAGGGACACGTCTGTCCGTACAAGCATCCATCCATATCGTTCCAATCAAAACCGCCCGCATCGTTCGCACGACCGGCAGCACGCCAGGAGTCGACGGATTGGGAATCAGACAGCGACGGCAATGAGGAGAAGCTTTCCCTTGTACACCACTTGTCGAGCGCACCCAACGATAAGCTTAGCGACGAAGCAtcactttcgtcgtcatcgtcgtccgaaatCCTGGGTATGCCCATGAGTGGCAAGGGTAGTGATGACGATGAATCATTTAGCGACCGTCCCAGTCGTACAAAAACAAACTCTTTCAGAAAATCTCCAGCCAGGTACGCCAACGGCAAAAAGGTACGGCTCTGTTTTCGTTGTGGTGTACCCAGGCGGGGCCACACGTGCCCATACGCAAGCCACAATCGAGAAAAGTCGCTCTACCGCAACGAATGGACTGAGGCCATGGCACCAGGCCACGTGTTGTACGACCAGGTCTGTGCCTATATCGACCGCCAAGGGCACGGGCTAGCAGACCATGACCGAGCCTTTCTCATCCAATGGGCCGGCAACGTCAACAGTTCTCTGTTCGAGGAAGACAAACTTATTTGGGAGAATATTGAGCTGGTCTTGGAACGGAGAAGGCAAAGCAAGGCTACACGGAAACAGCAGGATACGCTGATTCGCATGCAGTCCAGTATTCGACATATACAAAGCACCATCAAGCAACTAGAAGAACGCATAGCCATGCAACGCCACGAAACAAATAAACGACGGTCCGCTAGTCGATTTCTTGACGCTTTGGAACGCATTCAAGGAAGGAACAAAACGAGTACAGCGTAA
- a CDS encoding predicted protein, protein MNRIVVFLFAMISSRRLVAALAPTAGGNRVFSRTSFALQASKPSGGGRVSGAVQDQNLLDKTTKQDSPQQKGRPQLDTNPPKGTRDFYPQDMRLRTWLFDHWRAVAKSFGFSEYDAPVLESEALYVRKAGEEVTTQLYNFVDKGDRAVALRPEMTPSLARMVMAQKGGLPMPLKWYSIPQCWRYERMTRGRRREHFQWNMDVWGVAGPEAEAELMAAMVTFFENVGLTAEDVGIKVNSRLVIGEVLDSLGIPEEKFAVTCVLVDKLEKVPIEAIQGDLEELGLDRSVVEKLLDVLTNKSLDALKGTLGEDSQAVKELSQFMTLCEAYNIQNWILFDASVVRGLAYYTGIVFEAFDRRGELRAIAGGGRYDKLLETFGGVQTPAAGFGFGDAVIVELLKERDVLPSFESTGVDTVVFAMNQDLYAPAVGVASVLRKAGQSVDVVLEGKKLKWVFKHADRIGAKYCVVVGADEYLNGEVAIKDLSGGAQKSVKIDDLSNWVSDEQ, encoded by the coding sequence ATGAACCGAATCGTTGTCTTTCTGTTCGCGATGATTTCCTCTCGTCGGCTTGTGGCCGCGCTGGCGCCTACCGCCGGCGGCAACCGGGTGTTTTCTCGAACGTCCTTTGCTCTCCAAGCTTCGAAACCCAGCGGTGGAGGCCGCGTATCCGGTGCCGTGCAAGACCAAAATCTACTAGACAAAACTACCAAACAGGATTCTCCTCAACAGAAGGGGCGGCCCCAGCTCGACACCAACCCTCCCAAGGGAACCCGCGACTTTTATCCCCAAGATATGCGTCTTCGGACATGGTTGTTCGACCATTGGCGGGCCGTCGCTAAATCCTTTGGATTTAGCGAATACGACGCTCCCGTTCTGGAATCGGAAGCCCTGTACGTGCGCAAAGCTGGTGAGGAAGTCACCACACAGTTGTACAATTTTGTGGACAAGGGTGATCGCGCCGTAGCGCTGCGGCCGGAAATGACACCATCCCTTGCGCGTATGGTCATGGCCCAAAAAGGTGGACTTCCCATGCCACTCAAGTGGTACAGCATCCCACAGTGCTGGAGGTATGAGCGCATGACAAGGGGACGTCGACGAGAGCACTTTCAATGGAATATGGATGTTTGGGGTGTAGCTGGTCCAGAAGCGGAAGCAGAGCTGATGGCAGCTATGGTGACGTTCTTTGAAAATGTGGGACTGACTGCCGAAGATGTAGGTATCAAAGTCAATTCGCGATTGGTGATTGGTGAAGTTTTGGACTCGTTGGGAATTCCGGAAGAGAAGTTTGCGGTAACATGTGTGTTGGTAGACAAGCTAGAAAAAGTCCCGATAGAAGCTATTCAGGGAGATTTGGAGGAACTGGGCTTGGATCGATCTGTTGTAGAAAAACTGTTGGATGTTTTGACGAATAAATCATTGGATGCTCTAAAAGGAACACTCGGAGAAGATTCGCAAGCTGTCAAGGAGCTTTCCCAGTTCATGACATTGTGCGAAGCCTACAACATTCAAAATTGGATTTTATTTGATGCTTCCGTTGTGCGTGGATTGGCCTACTACACCGGTATTGTTTTTGAAGCCTTTGATCGAAGGGGTGAGCTCCGGGCTATTGCTGGCGGCGGACGGTACGATAAGCTACTGGAAACCTTCGGTGGTGTCCAAACTCCCGCCGCTGGATTCGGATTTGGCGATGCTGTAATTGTGGAGCTGCTCAAGGAACGTGACGTGTTGCCTTCCTTCGAAAGCACCGGAGTCGATACTGTGGTGTTTGCAATGAATCAAGATCTGTACGCCCCGGCCGTCGGTGTAGCGTCGGTTTTGCGTAAGGCAGGCCAGAGCGTGGATGTTGTCTTAGAGGGAAAGAAACTCAAGTGGGTTTTCAAACATGCTGACCGTATTGGTGCCAAATACTGCGTCGTCGTTGGAGCAGATGAATACCTGAACGGCGAGGTGGCGATCAAGGATCTTTCCGGGGGTGCTCAAAAATCAGTCAAGATTGATGATCTTTCTAATTGGGTCTCGGATGAGCAATAA
- a CDS encoding predicted protein — MAYSWLKVPNDSDFTIVNVPFGVFSVPGKSPRAATILGDTVLDLSLLEEAGLFDDIMPIANIFCRPDLNTFIEQPKAVWSNVRQRVIRLLVEPCEDPRLKENSALKRASFHHIAEVKMHLPIHVGDYTDFYSSREHATNVGTMFRGKDDALQPNWLHLPVGYHGRASTVYVSPHNVHRPYGQLQKDANDPSQGSEYGPCQLMDFELEMAAVVGGAANTRPMTIEQAKSRIFGFLLMNDWSARDIQKWEYVPLGPFTSKNFATTVSPWIVTADALEAFAAPTSAGLQDNPTPLPYLQDPEYGSYDVVMTVAIQSARQSQPNVVCTSNFKNLYWNSAQQLAHHTVTGCSMKAGDLLGSGTISGSTETSFGSMLELSWKGSREVKVGEEKRKFLHDGDVVVLKGHCVMSRHTFGCRDRST; from the exons ATGGCCTATTCCTGGCTCAAAGTGCCGAACGATTCCGACTTTACCATTGTCAATGTACCTTTTGGTGTGTTTTCCGTTCCGGGAAAGTCACCCCGAGCGGCGACGATTTTGGGTGACACCGTCCTGGATCTATCCCTGCTGGAAGAGGCGGGCCTGTTTGACGATATCATGCCTATCGCCAACATTTTTTGTCGGCCCGATTTGAACACTTTTATCGAGCAGCCGAAAGCAGTGTGGTCGAATGTACGTCAGCGGGTAATCCGTCTACTGGTGGAACCTTGTGAGGATCCGCGATTGAAAGAAAACTCGGCACTTAAGCGAGCCAGTTTCCACCATATCGCGGAAGTAAAAATGCATTTACCTATTCATGTGGGGGACTACACCGATTTTTACTCGAGTCGCGAACACGCCACAAATGTAGGTACAATGTTCCGTGGGAAGGACGACGCGTTACAACCAAACTGGCTCCATCTTCCTGTCGGCTACCATGGGCGAGCTAGTACCGTGTACGTCTCGCCACATAATGTGCATCGTCCTTATGGGCAGTTGCAAAAGGATGCTAACGATCCATCCCAAGGTAGCGAATACGGACCCTGTCAACTGATGGATTTTGAGCTGGAAATGGCCGCTGTCGTTGGAGGCGCAGCAAACACTCGGCCTATGACTATAGAGCAAGCAAAATCTCGAatctttggctttcttctCATGAATGATTGGTCAGCACGAGACATACAAAAATGGGAATACGTTCCCTTAGGTCCTTTTACAAGTAAAAATTTTGCAACGACAGTTTCACCATGGATTGTCACCGCGGATGCTTTAGAAGCCTTTGCGGCCCCAACGTCGGCCGGTCTCCAAGACAATCCCACACCGTTACCATACTTGCAAGATCCGGAATATGGTTCTTACGATGTAGTCATGACGGTGGCTATACAGTCGGCTCGGCAGTCGCAACCGAATGTCGTATGTACGTCTAATTTTAAGAATTTGTACTGGAATTCAGCACAGCAACTGGCCCACCACACCGTGACAGGTTGTTCCATGAAAGCTGGAGATTTATTGGGCAGTGGTACTATATCGGGCTCTACCGAGACATCGTTTGGAAGCATGCTAGAATTGAGTTGGAAAGGGTCTCGTGAGGTGAAGGTGGGCGAAGAGAAACGAAAGTTTCTGCATGATGGCGATGTTGTTGTACTGAAAGGCCACTGTGTAA TGTCGCGGCACACTTTTGGCTGCCGAGACCGCTCCACTTAG
- a CDS encoding predicted protein: protein MIVFPAQHDAKSLQSIGDADDVKDTVSSPTVFRRMPPQSEILKNLPSSETESFAVQPATLKPRRIIFPSLHLSSTDSPGSSSCESLTPAPSSPPEGTALHIEGKNLPSFPSLERSKISGLDYVLALSPLRWASSLAEVKPMLPLVSPDPHGTDHILIGTKQNPDSIAAPSPRPNNVSVKTMGGKRKPGCSHQRIIISHGANLPAITETAKALEFKNPKPLRSILRTKSCGSQAVIAVSSVESDLPSLASSNSQSSLEDSNHMHVCFLPPMKHFSRRERAVSEPAYLSRVISFDARVRVKEFERAQAEREVTWYTMEELEVFKMDAVKLIMAKTESAVIPTGTGRTVRRRVFPTGKAFFSHKALAMEDDEESSCRDAVFRCAVLKNEVRRILVVDPYDICLQLFSKALKITFPDAEIETARNAEEAMQRVRDVRGGQRFDIVLIEERLRTLHQQHRNAEPSQLQTILTGSSLMRTLSAKMSKSVFVGTSAHLPQDGSGLKESGADFLWSKPPPLLTPNLLDSILRTLLEKRERHGVIKDLFGS, encoded by the coding sequence ATGATAGTGTTTCCCGCCCAGCATGACGCTAAGTCACTACAGTCAATTGGTGATGCCGATGATGTCAAAGATACCGTGTCATCACCAACCGTATTCAGGAGGATGCCTCCACAGTCTGAAATTCTAAAAAATCTTCCTTCTTCTGAAACAGAATCATTTGCTGTGCAACCGGCTACTTTGAAGCCTCGGAGGATCATCTTCCCATCGCTTCATCTCTCTTCCACTGATTCTCCGGGTTCCTCTTCATGCGAGTCTCTCACACCCGCACCGAGCTCACCTCCCGAGGGGACTGCCTTACACATCGAAGGGAAGAATCTGCCTAGCTTTCCAAGTCTCGAGCGATCCAAAATTTCGGGTTTAGATTATGTGCTAGCTTTGTCCCCATTACGTTGGGCTTCATCGCTCGCTGAAGTAAAGCCGATGCTTCCTTTGGTTTCGCCTGACCCGCATGGGACCGACCACATTTTGATAGGAACGAAACAAAACCCCGACTCCATTGCCGCCCCCTCTCCGCGGCCGAACAATGTGTCAGTGAAGACAATGGGAGGCAAACGAAAACCGGGATGTTCTCACCAGCGCATTATTATATCACACGGAGCGAATCTTCCCGCGATTACAGAAACTGCGAAAGCACTGGAGTTCAAGAATCCTAAGCCGTTGCGATCTATATTACGAACCAAATCGTGTGGATCGCAAGCCGTTATTGCGGTGTCATCAGTGGAGTCAGATCTTCCCTCTTTGGCAAGTAGCAACAGTCAGTCTTCACTGGAGGACTCCAATCATATGCATGTTTGTTTTCTTCCGCCAATGAAACATTTTTCTCGCCGAGAGCGTGCCGTTTCTGAGCCTGCGTATCTCAGTCGGGTGATATCTTTTGATGCCCGTGTACGGGTCAAAGAATTTGAACGGGCCCAGGCTGAACGAGAAGTAACCTGGTAcacaatggaagaattggaagtCTTCAAAATGGACGCCGTGAAACTTATCATGGCGAAAACGGAAAGTGCGGTCATCCCAACCGGCACAGGACGAACGGTTCGTCGCAGGGTTTTTCCTACAGGAAAGGCCTTCTTTTCGCACAAGGCGCTTgccatggaagacgacgaagaaagttCGTGCCGAGACGCAGTGTTTCGATGTGCCGTGCTGAAGAACGAGGTTCGCCGGATCCTCGTCGTGGATCCTTACGATATATGCTTGCAGCTGTTCTCCAAAGCTCTTAAAATAACTTTTCCAGACGCAGAAATCGAAACGGCCCGAAACGCCGAGGAAGCCATGCAACGTGTTCGAGATGTTCGCGGAGGTCAACGCTTCGATATTGTCCTGATTGAAGAGCGCCTCAGAACCTTACACCAACAGCACCGCAACGCGGAACCTTCTCAGCTTCAAACTATATTGACTGGTTCTTCCCTTATGCGCACGCTCTCTGCAAAGATGAGTAAGAGTGTGTTTGTTGGTACAAGCGCCCATCTACCCCAAGATGGATCTGGCCTCAAAGAAAGTGGTGCAGACTTTCTATGGTCCAAACCTCCTCCACTGTTGACCCCCAATCTTTTAGACAGTATTCTCCGAACTTTGCTGGAGAAGCGGGAACGGCATGGTGTGATCAAGGATTTATTTGGTTCTTGA
- a CDS encoding predicted protein codes for MWISILSLIYFVAAASTCECFQVTSSVSFVSSNLSARGSPLQSARSCIGDEPPQLKDVEQNRRSALSVLIGGSLAFMPGPINANALDMDAFANRELENDKKNCDPKRDPKCAPAMTADEAMCKYGQSGEKRGEACKRVKEGGGSLNKGGSQGKSLGGAYAM; via the exons ATGTGGATCAGTATTCTTAGTTTGATCTACTTcgttgcagcagcaagcacCTGCGAATGCTTTCAAGTCACAAGCAGCGTCTCTTTTGTCAGTAGCAATCTATCGGCTCGCGGCTCTCCCTTACAGAGTGCGAGGTCATGTATAG GCGACGAACCTCCCCAGCTGAAGGACGTTGAGCAAAACCGTCGAAGTGCTCTTTCAGTTCTCATCGGAGGTTCTCTCGCTTTCATGCCGGGCCCCATTAACGCTAATGCTCTCGATATGGATGCCTTTGCAAATCGGGAACTTGAAAACGACAAGAAAAATTGTGATCCGAAACGTGACCCCAAATGTGCCCCGGCGATGACTGCAGACGAGGCCATGTGCAAATACGGGCAGAGTGGCGAAAAGCGAGGCGAAGCTTGTAAGCGTGTCAAAGAAGGGGGTGGCAGCCTAAATAAGGGAGGCTCCCAGGGAAAATCCTTGGGTGGAGCCTATGCTATGTAG
- a CDS encoding acetyl-coa c-acetyltransferase (thiolase superfamily gene; acetoacetyl-coenzyme A thiolase) has product MTNIVIVSIARTPIAKFCGSFRSMKGSELGSIAIQGALAKLPSDLAIREAYLGNVVSAGMGQAPARQALLGAGLPYSTIATTVNKVCASGMKSVMLAAQALQCTPTATPGYAVLAGGFESMSNIPHYLPSSRTGTTLGHATLLDGCIHDGLWDVYNDQHMGMCGEKCSQDYSFSREDQDAYAMESYRRAQEALISGVFDEVVPVSVPQRRGDPLVVDQDEEPLAVNLDKISTLKPAFDRKNGTVTAANASSLNDGAAALVLMTEVDAEAQGIQPLARIRGYGDAEQDPIDFTTTPSLAVPVALEHAGIQASDVEYHEINEAFAVVALANMHILGLDHAKLNVFGGAVALGHPIGMSGARIIGTLYSALKSKDATIGCASICNGGGGASAIVIERLA; this is encoded by the coding sequence ATGACAAATATAGTGATTGTGAGTATTGCGCGTACGCCGATTGCCAAATTTTGCGGCTCCTTCCGAAGTATGAAAGGTTCCGAGTTAGGATCGATCGCCATCCAAGGCGCCCTCGCCAAACTCCCTTCCGACTTGGCAATACGCGAAGCATACTTGGGAAACGTGGTGTCCGCAGGCATGGGTCAAGCTCCGGCTCGACAAGCTCTCCTCGGGGCGGGACTTCCGTATAGTACCATAGCCACCACGGTCAACAAGGTCTGCGCGTCCGGGATGAAATCCGTCATGCTCGCTGCCCAAGCTTTACAGTGCACACCCACTGCGACTCCCGGATACGCAGTGCTCGCGGGAGGCTTCGAAAGTATGTCCAATATCCCACATTATCTTCCATCCTCGCGAACGGGTACAACTCTGGGACATGCCACCCTTCTGGACGGGTGCATTCATGACGGTCTCTGGGATGTCTACAACGATCAGCATATGGGCATGTGTGGAGAAAAATGCTCACAAGATTATAGTTTTAGCCGAGAGGACCAAGACGCGTACGCCATGGAATCTTACCGCCGTGCCCAAGAAGCGCTTATATCCGGTGTCTTCGACGAGGTCGTTCCGGTCTCGGTCCCCCAGCGTCGGGGCGATCCTCTCGTTGTCGATCAAGACGAGGAGCCCTTGGCGGTCAACCTGGACAAAATATCTACCCTCAAGCCAGCCTTTGATCGTAAGAATGGGACCGTCACGGCTGCCAACGCGAGTTCGCTGAATGACGGCGCAGCCGCATTGGTGCTCATGACGGAGGTGGATGCCGAGGCCCAGGGGATTCAACCGTTAGCTCGAATTCGGGGATACGGTGATGCCGAGCAAGATCCTATTGATTTCACAACGACTCCGTCCCTGGCGGTACCGGTAGCCCTGGAACATGCAGGGATTCAGGCCTCCGACGTGGAGTACCACGAGATCAATGAGGCCTTTGCGGTGGTTGCATTGGCGAACATGCATATTCTCGGTTTGGACCATGCCAAGTTGAACGTGTTTGGTGGTGCTGTCGCGCTGGGCCATCCAATTGGGATGAGTGGGGCTCGTATCATTGGAACACTCTATAGCGCATTGAAAAGTAAAGATGCGACAATCGGATGCGCTTCCATTTGTAACGGGGGAGGTGGAGCGTCAGCGATTGTTATTGAACGACTGGCTTAA